A DNA window from Portunus trituberculatus isolate SZX2019 chromosome 47, ASM1759143v1, whole genome shotgun sequence contains the following coding sequences:
- the LOC123520545 gene encoding LOW QUALITY PROTEIN: uncharacterized protein LOC123520545 (The sequence of the model RefSeq protein was modified relative to this genomic sequence to represent the inferred CDS: inserted 1 base in 1 codon), with the protein MFRGGAAVAVPTTPRPVGRLNLLSQPAGGLLQQTAGSGPAWRRAGRLPIQQPPTPPPPQTNCELKQKWRAGLSHRISRIEVEEAPKTEVQSVPQWKRKQEQEKKAEESERKVEPLWKRIREAEKKQESERKPEQPDNKMAKKQNETQPDMERRRPEPLWKKKQEPQKLELKVEPERKPEVTKNNEMKNNVHHDKKLEIPKTGEVKKIEPVRKLEPLWKRKFEPVSKPEPEVKEVPAKKIEPIWKRKIEPQEKKEPETKQEPAKKLEPKIPAKLEPTWKRKIVVDDKTELKTKPEPLTKQEPKPPGKVEPIWKRKIVVDDKIEPKNKQEPVKKPEPLWKRKKEPEKEPEQKSEPSKKQASDEKTRKDPSSIEDLPEEDETEEIICPMCSELYDEEEYQPVLLPRCGHTFCRPCLTTIKGKGHFPCPTCRKRHLKPAIEDLPVHNEVLNKANAYREEKFSFFSKALSQGSNVRAGRCQTHQNLLVYWCYDCQEPLCSSCRVMNGHEVVRTRVVLQEKRQEMKESGKTILDSVLEERKKIXQTVRSCSLQLLKACEESAAVEGSSKGVKEMLSDTRQTADLSFVFTSLERMKSILGVFRKASSDSESDEDMTPKLRRRRERRQTQQDGEADTNEDANSPEKKGTLTHAENKKQERDVIGSTNVNKTKEMSRIGQQQPAAAGMQGVVPAEVLSQGPLLSLGDASLWPLTCCVYTENGRRGRLSRQGGRLHMSALTEDEEEAHFMIKLPVIQSVIPQDSPEVFLEVAVGERHLGRIYIKLWGHLRRAHNFLALCMGTHGPSYRGAKFDEVFSRGLKGECLHAGPYPTPSGELSAHRVMDALEWDGEFKGIQRKGLVVGAGSGRPDRDACFDICTIENPSRHFACPFGEVVDGWPTITAILEYRPLRAVTMVDVGVVVPDGALPVS; encoded by the exons GGAGCGGCCCAGCATGGCGTCGCGCAGGTCGACTGCCCATtcaacaaccaccaacaccgccaccaccacaaacaa ATTGCGAGCTGAAGCAGAAATGGAGGGCGGGATTGAGTCACAGAATTTCCCGGATTGAAGTAGAAGAGGCCCCGAAAACTGAGGTCCAGAGCGTCCCTCAGTGGAAGCgaaagcaggagcaggagaagaaagcAGAGGAGTCCGAGAGGAAGGTAGAGCCGCTATGGAAGAGAATACGAGAGGCTGAGAAGAAACAAGAGTCGGAGAGGAAACCAGAACAGCCAGACAATAAGATGGCCAAGAAACAGAATGAAACACAGCCCGACATGGAACGAAGAAGACCAGAACCGTTgtggaagaagaaacaggaaccACAGAAGCTTGAACTAAAAGTAGAACCGGAGAGAAAACCAGAAGTGACaaagaacaatgaaatgaagaacAATGTACATCACGATAAAAAACTAGAGATCCCGAAGACAGGAGAGGTTAAGAAAATAGAACCAGTAAGGAAATTGGAACCactatggaaaagaaaatttgaaccTGTAAGCAAACCTGAACCCGAAGTAAAGGAAGTCCCTGCCAAGAAAATAGAACCGATCTGGAAGAGAAAAATCGaaccacaagaaaagaaagaaccagAAACCAAACAAGAACCAGCAAAAAAACTAGAACCTAAAATCCCCGCAAAACTAGAACCgacatggaagagaaaaattgtaGTAGACGACAAAACAGAACTGAAAACTAAACCGGAACCGTTAACGAAACAAGAACCAAAGCCCCCTGGTAAAGTAGAACcaatatggaagagaaaaattgtaGTAGATGACAAGATAGaaccaaaaaacaaacaagaaccgGTGAAAAAGCCAGAACCACTTTGGAAGCGGAAGAAGGAACCTGAGAAAGAACCGGAGCAGAAGAGTGAACCATCAAAAAAGCAAGCCAGTGACGAGAAGACCCGAAAAGATCCAAGTTCCATTGAAGACCTGCCTGAAGAAGATGAGACCGAGGAGATCATATGTCCAATGTGCTCTGAGCTCTACGACGAGGAGGAATACCAGCCCGTCCTTCTACCCCGCTGCGGCCACACCTTCTGCCGCCCTtgcctcaccaccatcaagggAAAGGGTCACTTCCCCTGCCCCACCTGCCGGAAGCGTCACCTCAAGCCGGCCATAGAGGACCTTCCTGTTCACAACGAAGTCCTCAACAAAGCCAACGCCTACAGGGAGGAAAAG ttctccttcttctctaaaGCTTTGAGTCAGGGAAGCAATGTGAGG GCAGGGAGGTGCCAGACTCACCAGAATCTCTTGGTGTACTGGTGCTACGACTGCCAGGAACCACTTTGCTCCTCCTGCCGCGTCATGAACGGCCACGAAGTTGTGAGAACGAGAGTGGTATTGCAGGAGAAGCggcaggagatgaaggagagcgGGAAGACAATTCTTGACAGCGtgctggaggagaggaagaaga atCAAACCGTGAGGTCTTGCTCTCTACAGCTTCTCAAG GCGTGCGAGGAGAGCGCCGCAGTGGAAGGCTCCTCCAAGGGCGTGAAGGAGATGCTGAGCGACACTAGACAGACGGCAGACCTCAGCTTTGTCTTCACGAGCCTCGAGCGCATGAAGAGCATCTTGGGTGTTTTCAGGAAGGCAAGCAGCGACTCAGAATCTGATGAAGACATGACGCCGAAGCTCAGACGACGAAGAGAGCGACGCCAGACTCAGCAGGATGGTGAAGCCGACACGAACGAAGACGCCAACTCTCCTGAAAAGAAGGGAACTTTGACCCACGCCGAGAACAAGAAGCAAGAAAGGGATGTTATTGGGAGCACGAATGTGAACAAGACGAAGGAGATGAG CAGAATTGGCCAGCAGCAGCCAGCGGCGGCAGGAATGCAGGGCGTTGTTCCTGCCGAGGTGCTGAGCCAGGGGCCGCTGCTGTCTCTGGGGGACGCGTCGCTGTGGCCGCTGACGTGCTGCGTGTACACAGAGAATGGCAGACGAGGGAGGCTGTCACGGCAAGGTGGCAGGCTGCACATGAGCGCACTCactgaggacgaggaggaggcgcaCTTCATGATCAAG CTGCCGGTGATCCAGAGCGTCATCCCACAAGACAGCCCTGAGGTGTTCTtggaggtggcggtgggggAGCGACACCTGGGCCGCATATATATCAAGCTATGGGGACACTTGCGGCGCGCCCACAACTTCCTCGCTCTATGCATGGGTACTCACGGGCCCTCCTACCGCGGCGCTAAATTCGATGAGGTTTTCTCCAGAGGCTTGAAGGGAGAGTGTCTGCACGCGGGGCCTTACCCAACCCCATCTGGAGAACTGAGTGCCCATCGAGTTATGGACGCGCTGGAGTGGGATGGGGAGTTCAAGGGGATTCAGAGGAAGGGATTGGTAGTGGGTGCAGGCAGCGGCAGGCCGGACAGGGACGCTTGTTTTGATATCTGTACCATCGAGAATCCAAGCAGGCACTTCGCTTGTCCCTTCGGCGAGGTGGTGGACGGCTGGCCCACCATAACAGCCATCCTGGAGTACAGACCACTGCGTGCAGTGACCATGGtggatgtgggtgtggtggtgccgGATGGTGCCCTGCCTGTCTCATGA